From one Lotus japonicus ecotype B-129 chromosome 3, LjGifu_v1.2 genomic stretch:
- the LOC130748713 gene encoding uncharacterized protein LOC130748713 — MTEEGKPDAQLFHLLSSLLHEVEALTNQEEVELRSKIETLGLEVTKVPQQSTKQLNELEIAKELDRLSAKLDDVDEMISTTMASDPQVQSLLSGTADLWMPVITATSEERRKFAASTGDTTTETDGEPSK; from the exons ATGACAGAGGAAGGGAAACCAGATGCACAGCTTTTCCACCTTCTCTCAAGTCTCCTCCACGAG GTTGAAGCACTGACAAATCAAGAAGAAGTTGAACTGCGTTCTAAAATTGAAACCCTTGGATTAGAGGTTACAAAAGTTCCTCAACAGTCAACCAAGCAGCTTAATGAG TTGGAAATAGCCAAGGAACTGGATAGATTATCAGCAAAATTGGATGATGTGGATGAGATGATATCGACAACCATGGCTTCAGATCCACAGGTGCAGTCACTCTTGAGTGGTACTGCTGATTTGTGGATGCCGGTCATCACTGCTACCTCTGAGGAAAGACGTAAATTTGCAGCTTCTACTGGAGACACCACCACCGAAACAGATGGGGAACCCTCTAAATAG
- the LOC130748712 gene encoding putative pentatricopeptide repeat-containing protein At1g03510: MASSSYYSATHSRLLYFTKLITSHVNQSRHDQALTVFHHIHSTLTLPLDPHVFSLVLKSCTALRRPFLGASIHAHAAKSSFLSNPFIASALINLYGHCLSLTSARHLFDEIPHRNEVVWNAMISLYAHSPDSLPAALELFHLMDVPPNESTFNPIIAALAAQNDGAFKAIALYRRMLELELKPRLITLLALLPACVNVAALNLIKEIHGYGIRNDIVPHPQLGSGLIEAYGRCGCLVNSRNVFWKMRDMDKDVVVWSSLISAYALHGEAKAALETFKEMEMAGVKPDGITFLGVLKACSHAGFADDALCYFTRMQRDYGVEASSDHYSCLVDVLSRAGRLHEAYEVIKGMPVKVTAKAWGALLGACRNFGELGLAEIAGRALAEVEPENAANYVLLAKMYASVGRQEEAERLRREMRERGVKATTGSSWVVYSES, encoded by the coding sequence ATGGCTTCATCCTCATACTATTCAGCAACCCATTCACGGTTGCTTTATTTCACAAAGCTCATAACCTCCCACGTCAACCAATCCCGTCACGACCAAGCACTCACCGTCTTCCACCACATACATTCCACCCTCACTCTCCCCCTCGACCCTCACGTCTTCTCCCTCGTCCTCAAATCCTGCACCGCCCTCCGCCGCCCCTTCCTTGGCGCCTCCATCCACGCCCacgccgccaaatcctccttCCTCTCCAACCCCTTCATCGCCTCCGCCCTCATCAACCTCTACGGCCATTGTCTCTCCCTCACCTCCGCACGCCACCTGTTCGATGAAATTCCCCACCGAAATGAAGTTGTCTGGAATGCCATGATCTCGCTTTACGCCCACTCCCCTGATAGCCTACCCGCCGCGTTAGAGCTTTTCCACCTCATGGACGTTCCCCCCAATGAGTCCACCTTCAACCCAATCATTGCCGCGTTGGCGGCCCAGAACGACGGGGCGTTCAAAGCCATTGCTTTGTACCGGAGGATGCTTGAGCTTGAACTCAAGCCGCGTTTGATAACGCTGCTTGCTTTGCTCCCTGCTTGTGTTAATGTCGCGGCGCTGAATTTGATCAAGGAGATTCATGGGTATGGAATAAGGAATGACATTGTCCCGCATCCCCAATTGGGTAGTGGACTAATTGAGGCTTATGGAAGATGTGGCTGCCTTGTGAATTCGCGTAAcgtgttttggaaaatgagggATATGGATAAGGATGTGGTTGTGTGGAGTAGTCTGATATCTGCGTACGCGCTTCACGGGGAGGCTAAAGCCGCGTTGGAGACGTTCAAGGAAATGGAAATGGCGGGAGTGAAGCCTGATGGGATCACTTTCCTTGGGGTGTTGAAGGCTTGCAGCCATGCCGGGTTTGCGGATGATGCATTGTGTTATTTCACGAGAATGCAGAGGGATTACGGGGTGGAGGCGAGTAGCGATCATTACTCGTGCTTGGTGGATGTGTTGAGTAGGGCTGGGAGGTTGCACGAGGCGTATGAAGTAATAAAAGGGATGCCGGTGAAAGTGACCGCCAAGGCGTGGGGCGCGCTTCTTGGGGCTTGTAGGAATTTTGGGGAGTTGGGGTTGGCTGAGATTGCAGGGAGGGCTCTGGCTGAGGTTGAGCCTGAGAATGCTGCAAATTATGTTCTGTTGGCAAAGATGTATGCTAGTGTTGGGAGACAGGAGGAGGCAGAGAGATTGAGGAGGGAAATGAGAGAGCGGGGAGTGAAGGCAACAACTGGTAGTAGCTGGGTTGTGTATTCAGAGTCATGA
- the LOC130748716 gene encoding DAR GTPase 2, mitochondrial-like isoform X1, translating to MAAASHLGRRIGTALKEMIGSKKRAPWHDSLMAAASTAIVERIPLVDIIVHVRDARIPSSSECHLLKNCPSSSKQIIALNKSDLACSSGLQAWTEYFAENNCISCGVNAHNKESIRKFLTLIQGQVRKLGRTDHANYTATVMLIGIPNVGKSALVNALHQVGRISAAEKGKLKHATVSPEPGETKDIRSFKIGSHPNIYVLDTPAVLSPEVPDVDVISKLILTGAIGDCFVEIKEIAQYFLAIHNSSEQQYKKWAKLSAKDNDGLFLNSTTKRSTSSGLHMKQKKQIPTDHTQDCIVQDVRQTLYETISSFDGNIRCEDEMAALIARQFSALQEAFHIPTECVEDAHVKVAGKLLNLFRTGRLGHYVFDNLPRNSHR from the exons ATGGCAGCGGCATCGCATTTGGGAAGACGAATAGGAACAGCTCTGAAGGAAATGATAGGATCCAAGAAGCGAGCACCATGGCACGATTCTCTCATGGCTGCAGCTTCGACCGCCATTGTAGAAAGGATCCCTTTAGTCGATATCATCGTCCATGTTAGAGACGCTAGG ATTCCATCGTCCTCTGAGTGCCACTTGCTCAAAAACTGCCCTTCTTCCTCTAAGCAAATTATAGCGCTCAACAAATCGGATCTCGCTTGTTCTTCAGGTTTGCAG GCATGGACAGAATATTTTGCGGAAAACAACTGCATATCTTGTGGAGTCAATGCTCATAATAAGGAGAGCATCAGAAAG TTTCTAACCCTTATACAAGGCCAGGTGAGAAAGTTAGGGAGAACTGATCATGCTAATTATACTGCAACAGTAATGTTAATTGGGATTCCAAATGTTGGTAAATCTGCACTTGTCAATGCCTTGCATCAAGTGGGGAGAATTAGTGCAGCAG aaaAAGGAAAGTTGAAACATGCAACTGTGAGTCCAGAGCCAGGGGAGACTAAAGATATACGAAGTTTTAAG ATTGGTAGCCATCCCAATATTTATGTGTTAGACACTCCGGCCGTCTTGTCTCCTGAGGTTCCTGATGTTGATGTCAtatctaaattaattttaacag GCGCAATTGGGGATTGTTTTGTTGAGATAAAAGAAATTGCTCAATATTTTCTAGCTATTCACAACTCAAGTGAGCAGCAGTACAAGAAATGGGCAAAGTTATCTGCCAAGGATAATGATGGATTATTCCTCAACAGCACAACAAAACGTTCGACTAGCTCAGGGTTGCACATGAAGCAGAAAAAGCAAATCCCTACAGATCACACACAG GATTGCATAGTGCAGGATGTTCGACAAACACTTTATGAAACAATTTCATCTTTTGATGGCAATATAAGATGTGAAGATGAAATGGCAGCACTTATAGCTAGGCAATTTAGTGCCTTGCAGGAAGCATTCCACATTCCAACTGAGTGTGTAGAAGATGCTCATGTCAAAGTTGCTGGGAAGTTGCTTAATCTTTTCCGTACGGGTCGCCTTGGACATTATGTTTTTGATAATCTTCCCAGAAATAGTCACCGATaa
- the LOC130748716 gene encoding DAR GTPase 2, mitochondrial-like isoform X2: MLETLGLQFQIPSSSECHLLKNCPSSSKQIIALNKSDLACSSGLQAWTEYFAENNCISCGVNAHNKESIRKFLTLIQGQVRKLGRTDHANYTATVMLIGIPNVGKSALVNALHQVGRISAAEKGKLKHATVSPEPGETKDIRSFKIGSHPNIYVLDTPAVLSPEVPDVDVISKLILTGAIGDCFVEIKEIAQYFLAIHNSSEQQYKKWAKLSAKDNDGLFLNSTTKRSTSSGLHMKQKKQIPTDHTQDCIVQDVRQTLYETISSFDGNIRCEDEMAALIARQFSALQEAFHIPTECVEDAHVKVAGKLLNLFRTGRLGHYVFDNLPRNSHR; this comes from the exons ATGTTAGAGACGCTAGG TCTTCAATTCCAGATTCCATCGTCCTCTGAGTGCCACTTGCTCAAAAACTGCCCTTCTTCCTCTAAGCAAATTATAGCGCTCAACAAATCGGATCTCGCTTGTTCTTCAGGTTTGCAG GCATGGACAGAATATTTTGCGGAAAACAACTGCATATCTTGTGGAGTCAATGCTCATAATAAGGAGAGCATCAGAAAG TTTCTAACCCTTATACAAGGCCAGGTGAGAAAGTTAGGGAGAACTGATCATGCTAATTATACTGCAACAGTAATGTTAATTGGGATTCCAAATGTTGGTAAATCTGCACTTGTCAATGCCTTGCATCAAGTGGGGAGAATTAGTGCAGCAG aaaAAGGAAAGTTGAAACATGCAACTGTGAGTCCAGAGCCAGGGGAGACTAAAGATATACGAAGTTTTAAG ATTGGTAGCCATCCCAATATTTATGTGTTAGACACTCCGGCCGTCTTGTCTCCTGAGGTTCCTGATGTTGATGTCAtatctaaattaattttaacag GCGCAATTGGGGATTGTTTTGTTGAGATAAAAGAAATTGCTCAATATTTTCTAGCTATTCACAACTCAAGTGAGCAGCAGTACAAGAAATGGGCAAAGTTATCTGCCAAGGATAATGATGGATTATTCCTCAACAGCACAACAAAACGTTCGACTAGCTCAGGGTTGCACATGAAGCAGAAAAAGCAAATCCCTACAGATCACACACAG GATTGCATAGTGCAGGATGTTCGACAAACACTTTATGAAACAATTTCATCTTTTGATGGCAATATAAGATGTGAAGATGAAATGGCAGCACTTATAGCTAGGCAATTTAGTGCCTTGCAGGAAGCATTCCACATTCCAACTGAGTGTGTAGAAGATGCTCATGTCAAAGTTGCTGGGAAGTTGCTTAATCTTTTCCGTACGGGTCGCCTTGGACATTATGTTTTTGATAATCTTCCCAGAAATAGTCACCGATaa